A genomic segment from Cyanobium sp. NIES-981 encodes:
- a CDS encoding ferredoxin--nitrite reductase: MSSVTSSAPVSGDSAAGLSKVEQAKADLCGLDLRPRLAELAVEGWEALDEATLTIRLKWLGIFFRPVTPGRFMLRLRLANGVINAEQMALLAEAVDRCGEHGSADITTRQNLQLRGLLFEDMPPLLEAMDQLGLTSRQSGHDNPRNITGNPLAGIDPEEYLDTRPVVQAIQERLFRADGPRNLPRKFNVAVGGAPDSFLLHNDLAFLPAHHNGRLGFTVMVGGFFSAQRNELAVPLGLWLAADQLPDFSLAVLLHFEQSGNRQQRNKSRLMYLIDALGLEAYREAVLGLYGELAGPEALARVQPHDGRHLVTRAPRDGLGWNLQRQEGLAWMGLHVPMGRLDAAAMLALADLARRYGSGELRLTEAQNVLLPGVPLARREALEAEPLLQQLRPDPGPLQAEAVSCTGNAYCSFALIPTKGTAQALVEELERRVELPHAVRTHWTGCPNACGQPYMGQIGLMGAKARKDGQMVEAAKIFLGGSMDAEPRLAELHDKGVPLDELADVIEQLLVERFGARRKAAAV, encoded by the coding sequence ATGAGTTCAGTTACGTCTTCCGCTCCCGTATCCGGCGATTCCGCTGCCGGCCTGTCCAAGGTCGAACAGGCGAAAGCCGACCTCTGTGGCCTGGACCTCCGGCCCCGTCTGGCGGAGCTGGCCGTCGAGGGCTGGGAAGCCCTCGACGAGGCCACCCTCACCATCCGGCTCAAGTGGCTGGGGATTTTCTTCAGGCCGGTCACACCCGGCCGGTTCATGCTGCGGCTGCGCCTCGCCAACGGCGTGATCAACGCCGAGCAGATGGCGTTGCTGGCGGAAGCCGTCGACCGCTGCGGCGAGCACGGCAGCGCCGACATCACCACCCGCCAGAACCTCCAGCTGCGCGGCCTGCTGTTCGAGGACATGCCACCGCTGCTGGAGGCGATGGACCAGCTGGGCCTCACCAGCCGCCAGTCCGGCCACGACAATCCCCGCAACATCACGGGCAATCCCCTGGCGGGCATCGACCCCGAGGAGTACCTCGACACCCGGCCCGTGGTGCAGGCCATCCAGGAGCGCCTGTTCCGGGCCGACGGCCCACGCAACCTGCCCCGCAAGTTCAACGTGGCCGTGGGAGGCGCCCCCGACAGCTTCCTGCTGCACAACGACCTGGCCTTCCTGCCGGCCCACCACAACGGCAGGCTCGGCTTCACCGTGATGGTGGGGGGGTTCTTCTCGGCCCAGCGCAACGAACTGGCCGTTCCCCTCGGGCTCTGGCTGGCAGCCGACCAGCTGCCGGACTTCTCCCTCGCGGTCCTGCTCCACTTCGAGCAGAGCGGCAACCGGCAGCAGCGCAACAAGAGCCGCCTGATGTACCTCATCGACGCCCTGGGGCTGGAGGCCTACCGGGAGGCCGTGCTGGGGCTGTACGGCGAGCTCGCCGGGCCTGAGGCCCTGGCCCGGGTCCAGCCCCACGATGGCCGTCACCTGGTGACCCGGGCTCCGCGGGACGGTCTCGGCTGGAACCTCCAGCGGCAGGAAGGCCTGGCCTGGATGGGCCTGCACGTGCCGATGGGCCGCCTCGATGCCGCCGCGATGCTCGCCCTGGCCGACCTCGCCCGCCGTTACGGCAGCGGTGAGCTCCGCCTCACCGAGGCCCAGAACGTGCTCCTTCCGGGCGTGCCCCTGGCCCGCCGCGAGGCCCTGGAGGCCGAACCCCTGCTGCAGCAGCTCCGTCCCGATCCCGGTCCGCTCCAGGCCGAGGCGGTGAGCTGCACGGGCAATGCCTACTGCAGCTTCGCCCTGATCCCCACCAAGGGCACGGCCCAGGCCCTAGTGGAGGAGCTGGAGCGCCGGGTGGAGCTGCCCCACGCCGTGCGCACCCACTGGACGGGATGCCCGAACGCCTGCGGCCAGCCCTACATGGGCCAGATCGGTCTGATGGGGGCCAAGGCCCGCAAGGATGGCCAGATGGTGGAGGCCGCCAAGATCTTCCTGGGGGGC